One window of the Micromonas commoda chromosome 11, complete sequence genome contains the following:
- a CDS encoding predicted protein, which produces MAAMARCVGVRARRPGALTAPLHRRRHRRASPMITTPRATTLTEEAAAAGATLRLLREVTAETEVKRSRFVARAAPVTSPEEAMDFVRARSDPAASHNCFAYRIGTEYRFSDDGEPGGTAGRPMLSALEGSGFDGVCVLVTRYYGGTQLGAGGLVRAYGGAASAVLDDALSDDAHSKVSFPTVTCTAIVPDASHVDAVYRCLARFDAVKEDEEYSDDGSVYVELRVERSKTDELGTALADLTQGKVAFRVLDD; this is translated from the coding sequence atggccgcgatggcgagatgcgtcggcgtccgggcgcggcgtccgggcgCCCTCACAGCCCCtctccatcgtcgacgccaccgacgcgcgtctccgATGATaacgacgcctcgcgcgacgacgctgacggaggaggctgccgcggcgggcgccaccCTTCGCCTGCTCCGTGAGGTGACCGCCGAGACCGAGGTGAAACGGAGCCGcttcgtcgcccgcgccgcccccgtgacgtcgccggaggaggcCATGGACTTCGTGCGCGCGAGGtccgacccggcggcgagccacAACTGCTTCGCGTACCGCATCGGCACCGAGTACCGGTtcagcgacgacggcgaaccgGGGGGAACCGCGGGACGACCCATGCTCTCCGCCCTGGAGGGCAGCGGGTTCGACGGCGTTTGCGTTTTGGTCACTCGGTACTACGGGGGGACGCagctgggcgcgggcgggctcGTGAGGGCGTACgggggggcggcgagcgcggtgctcgacgatGCGCTTTCCGATGATGCGCATTCGAAGGTGTCGTTTCCGACGGTGACGTGCACAGCCATCGTTCCAGATGCGTCCCACGTGGATGCCGTGTACCGGTGCCTGGCGCGGTTcgacgcggtgaaggaggacgaggagtaCTCGGACGACGGCTCGGTGTACGTGGAGCTGCGCGTGGAGAGGTCCAAGACGGACGAGCTCGGTACAGCGCTGGCGGATCTAACGCAGGGAAAAGTCGCGTTCAGGGTCCTCGACGACTGA
- a CDS encoding predicted protein has translation MESFRKTAEERLARIEQLESEALEADAIRRKLHNQIQELRGNVRVFCRVRPTTSETAIVDCAPDGTSVELKRSDADVAGFEFDRVFGPSSTQCEVFDEVSQLVQSALDGYKVCLFSYGQTGSGKTHTMLGDQHNEETRGIIPRAVAKVVEASEANAKKGWKYRMCASYVEIYNEQVRDLLKAGSGHSDKHSIAHVDGVTEVSGVNKEPVESVEAAAGLVRRAAAARAVEATQMNAVSSRSHTIFMLYITGEHEASGSRLTGCLNLVDLAGSERVGRSGAEGARLKEACAINKSLSCLGDVFQALSNGQKHIPYRNSKLTYLLQPCLGGDGKTLMFVNINPEAPSAEESMCSLKFAAQVNAVELGRGGAKRNIVSGIGKKEDKEDSSSGDKKPDDKKKVGKRPATARTAAGAAKKSKR, from the coding sequence atgGAATCGTTTCGCAAGACGGCagaggagcgcctcgcgcgaatcgagcagctcgagtcggaggcgctcgaggctgacgccATCCGCCGAAAGCTTCATAACCAGATTCAGGAGCTTCGAGGCAACGTCCGCGTGTTCTGCAGGGTTCGACCGACCACCTCGGAGACCGCCATCGTCGACTGCGCGCCCGACGGCACCAGCGTCGAGCTCAAGAggagcgacgccgacgtcgccggcttcgAGTTCGACCGCGTGTTCGGCCCGTCCTCCACCCAGTGCGAGGTTTTCGACGAGGTGTCGCAGCTGGTGCagtccgcgctcgacggctACAAGGTTTGCCTCTTCTCCTACGGCCAGACGGGCTCCGGCAAGACCCACACCATGCTCGGCGATCAGCACAACGAGGAGACTCGCGGCATcatcccgcgcgcggtggctAAGGTTGTCGAGGCGTCCGAGGCTAACGCCAAGAAGGGCTGGAAGTACCGAATGTGCGCGTCGTACGTCGAGATTTACAACGAGCAGGTTCGCGATTTGTTAAAGGCGGGCAGCGGCCACAGCGACAAACACTCCatcgcgcacgtcgacggcgtcaccgaGGTTTCCGGCGTCAACAAGGAGCCCGTGGAGAGcgtcgaggctgccgcgggtttagtccgccgcgccgccgcggctcgggcggtggaggcgacgCAGATGAACGCCGTCTCTTCCCGGTCGCACACCATCTTCATGCTCTACATCACCGGCGAACACGAGGCGTCCGGGTCGAGGCTGACGGGGTGCCTCAACCTGGTGGACCTCGCGgggagcgagcgcgtggggaggtccggcgcggagggcgccagGCTGAAGGAAGCGTGCGCCATCAACAAGAGCCTCTCgtgcctcggcgacgtgttcCAGGCGCTGTCCAACGGCCAGAAGCACATCCCGTACCGCAACAGCAAGCTCACGTACCTCCTCCAGCCGtgcctcgggggcgacggcaaGACGCTCATGTTCGTCAACATCAACCCggaggcgccgagcgcggaaGAGAGCATGTGCTCCCTCAAGTTTGCGGCTCAGGTCAACGCCGTGGAGCTcgggaggggcggcgcgaagagAAACATCGTGTCCGGCATCGGCAAGAAGGAGGACAAGGAGGACTCGTCCTCCGGCGACAAGAAGCCGGACGACAAGAAGAAGGTTGGGAAGCGACCGGCGACTGCGAGGaccgcggccggcgcggcgaagaagtcCAAGCGATGA
- a CDS encoding predicted protein — translation MSKLRPVVMCGPSGVGKGTLINRLMADFPGRFGFSVSHTTRAPRPGEEDGVHYNFVQKAAMEADIAAGKFLEYAHVHENIYGTSLAAVEAVAQKGQVCVLDIDVQGAEIVKKSSLDALFVFISPPSMEELEARLRGRGTEKEESIQKRLANAAGEMAKTKVEGFFHAVIVNDDLDRAYGELKTAIDAQ, via the coding sequence ATGTCCAAGCTTCGACCCGTCGTCATGTGCGGCCCCAGCGGCGTGGGCAAGGGCACGCTCATCAACCGGCTCATGGCCGACTTCCCCGGCCGCTTCGGCTTCAGCGTCTCGCACACAACCCGCGCGCCCAggcccggcgaggaggacggagTGCACTACAACTTTGTCCAGAAAGCCGCCATGGAAGCCGACATCGCGGCGGGCAAGTTCCTCGAGTACGCGCACGTTCACGAGAACATCTACGGgacctccctcgccgccgtggaggctGTCGCGCAGAAGGGTCAGGTGTGCGTCCTCGACATCGACGTCCAGGGAGCCGAGATTGTCAAGAAGtccagcctcgacgcgctcttcGTGTTtatctcgccgccgagcatggaggagctcgaggctcgcctccgcggccggGGCACCGAAAAGGAGGAGTCGATCCAGAAGAGgctggcgaacgcggcgggggagatGGCCAAGACGAAGGTCGAGGGTTTCTTTCACGCGGTCATCGTCAACGACGATCTGGATCGGGCGTACGGCGAGCTCAAGACGGCCATCGACGCTCAATAA
- a CDS encoding predicted protein, which yields MSSAVTAAATIASRAGRLRRLRSTHASASSSSDDVRVSRRGIALGCPLAVLAGVGTNEARAVDYFTTPPNTLEFENVAFPRYPGFVTLPSGVQVRDLCVGSGPAAATTRSLDVIVKMWTVHQGRYAGEARVVFVPGDETVIRGLEQAVLAGGNMRVGGTRRALIPPKASVSWPYVQSGETDADEDATGARTRFGMAPAYDPALGVQTPLTSGVGPVPKREGGPRAADGDGDEKSAPGDGDGDGDGAWLDYVLRRNAFTIKPSDRSVLVDVTLVAVGGESGGRGVVPRVPTREDRAALGEANDRSGDGGASWWTAALPGASEYCPG from the coding sequence atgtcgtcggcggtcaccgcggctGCGACGatcgcatcgcgcgccggacgGCTGCGACGATTGAGGTCGACCCACGCATCcgcctcatcctcctccgacgacgttcgAGTCAGCCGGCGCGGGATCGCGCTCGGGTGCCCactcgcggtcctcgcgggcgtcgggacgaacgaggctcgcgcggtggactACTTCACCACGCCGCCCAACACCCTCGAGTTCGAGAACGTCGCGTTTCCCAGGTACCCCGGCTTCGTCACCCTCCCCTCGGGGGTGCAGGTGAGGGACCTGTGCGTGGGGAgcggcccggcggcggcgacgacccgctcgcTGGACGTCATCGTGAAGATGTGGACGGTGCACCAGGGCAGGTACGCGGGGGAAGCCCGCGTGGTGTTCGTCCCGGGAGACGAAACCGTGATCCGCGGGTTGGAGcaggcggtgctcgcgggcgggaacatgcgcgtcgggggcacgaggcgcgcgctgaTACCCCCCAAGGCTTCGGTGTCGTGGCCTTACGTCCAGTCTGGTGaaaccgacgcggacgaagacgcgaccggggcgaggacgagatTCGGCATGGCGCCGGCGTACGACCCGGCGCTGGGGGTTCAAACGCCGCTGACGTCGGGGGTGGGACCGGTGCCGAAGCGGGAAGgaggaccgcgcgccgcggacggggacggggatgaaaagtcggcacccggggacggggacggggacggggacggcgcgtggCTGGACTACGTGCTGCGACGCAACGCGTTCACGATCAAACCCTCCGATCGAAGCGTGCTGGTCGacgtcaccctcgtcgccgtcggcggcgagtcgggcgggcgcggcgtggtgccgagggtgccgacgaggGAGGACCGCGCGGCACTGGGCGAGGCGAACGATCGgagcggggacggcggcgcgtcgtggtggaccgccgcgctgccggGAGCGTCGGAGTACTGCCCGGGGTAG
- a CDS encoding predicted protein, with product MSGEETRELHVWDFDGTLVNTPVPDTGRAQYERETGHPWPHRGWWGRAESLEPPLTWEPGPAMRDFVLLANRPNVRRVMMTGRRSKLAPRVMSILGEFGVFVDEAVFNSSGHDTFTYKCGELGRMIRRAGSSLERVRIWEDRAPHARGFDKFVRETFPELEVEVTIVQPSIEG from the coding sequence atgagcggAGAGGAGACGAGGGAGCTGCACGTCTGGGATTTCGACGGCACGCTGGTCAACACGCCGGTCCCGGACACGGGCAGGGCGCAGTACGAGCGCGAGACCGGCCACCCGTGGCCGCACAGGGGCTGGTGGGGCAGGGCGGAATCCCTCGAGCCGCCTCTGACGTGGGAGCCCGGTCCCGCCATGCGTGACTTTGTTTTGCTCGCGAACCGACCCAACGTTCGGAGGGTCATGATGACCGGACGGCGCTCGAAgctggcgccgcgggtgatgtccatcctcggcgagttTGGGGTGTTCGTGGACGAGGCCGTGTTCAACTCGAGCGGTCACGACACGTTCACGTACAAGTgcggcgagctcggacgGATGATCCGGCGCGCGGGAAGTTCGTTGGAGAGGGTTCGCATATGGGAGGACAGGgcgccccacgcgcgcgggttcgacaAATTCGTCAGGGAGACGTTCCCGGAACTGGAGGTGGAGGTGACGATAGTGCAGCCGAGCATCGAAGGGTAG
- a CDS encoding predicted protein, which translates to MKRRWTAGDTTRQHNGGGWGYKRKHRRLNDDTRVRLAHYESHHRKISLSSTRAHPLRATKYLTQCGLVLSVSKTTRFFFILRSARFSKLSAPPALTMHMVASYTARCSCALPSRSWGCSRSSRASFTSRRTSATAAYASSAVASSSWGASPNTAPRSPPLSAVFSPATLRTSVVVSTSSSGGARCSSIGTSMNGTYRSRRVTAASIRAGSRNTLPRDDSVTALLHSLLPPQRFQKRTFRSSARVVVPLSVPPTVHLPPPCVRPSPVELSVSSLLLSIPTLASTRAVTVRIAPPAAAIASRRRALARASLAAAESSRSGGGARSASKSFAATTSTRSAKSPCSRRRCTKSRAASRGVRSWSAAGWAASALATPPPSPHPFGTSRGVTAGLRKRYNDATLARRKSGSSKSAAAGCAADAAVDAASSSLSMSDAAG; encoded by the coding sequence ATGAAGAGACGATGGACCGCGGGGGATACCACGCGACAACACAACGGGGGGGGATGGGGATACAAGCGAAAGCACCGACGTTTGAATGACGACACACGCGTTCGGCTCGCTCATTACGAGTCACACCATCGTAAGATTAGTCtatcctcgacgcgggcgcatCCTCTCCGTGCTACGAAATATCTGACTCAGTGCGGACTCGTCCTCTCTGTGAGCAAGACGACCCGCTTCTTTTTCATCTTGCGCTCCGCCCGCTTCAGCAAactctccgcgccgcccgccttgACGATGCACATGGTCGCCTCGTACacggcgcgctgctcctgCGCGCTTCCCTCCCGCAGTTGGGGCTGCAGCCGTTCCTCCCGCGCCAGCTTCACCTCCCGGCGAACCTCCGCCACGGCTGCGTACGCCTCATCCGCGGTGGCCAGCAGCAGTTGGGGCGCCAGCCCCaacaccgcgccgaggtcccCGCCGCTCAGCGCAGTCTTCAGCCCCGCCACCCTGCGCACCAGCGTCGTCGTGTCCACCtccagcagcggcggcgcgcggtgcagCAGCATCGGGACGTCGATGAACGGGACGTATCGGTCCaggcgcgtcaccgccgcctccatccgCGCCGGATCGCGAAACACGCTCCCTCGTGACGACTCCGTCACCGCCCTCCTGCACTCGCTGCTGCCGCCCCAGAGGTTCCAGAAGCGCACTTTCagatcgtccgcgcgggtcgtggTGCCCTTGAGCGTGCCCCCGACCGTCCACTTACCCCCGCCCTGCGTCCGCCCGTCCCCCGTCGAGCTTTCGGTTTCGAGCCTACTCTTGTCGATACCCaccctcgcctcgacgcgcgcggtgacggttCGCATCgcaccgcccgcggcggccatcgcctcgaggcgtcgcgccctggcgcgggcctccctcgcggcggccgagtcgtcgcggtccggcggcggcgcgaggagcgcctcgaagtccttcgcggcgacgacgtcgacgagatcGGCGAAATCGCCGTGTTCCCGCCGCAGGTGCACCAAaagccgcgcggcgtcgcggggcgtgAGGTcgtggagcgcggcgggctgggcggcgagcgccctcgcgacgccgccgccgtcgccgcatcCGTTCGGCACGTcccgcggcgtcaccgcgggctTGAGGAAGCGGTACAACGACGCAACCTTGGCGAGGCGAAAATCGGGATCCTcgaagagcgccgcggcgggatgcgcggcggacgcggcggtggacgcggcgagttcctccCTCTCGAtgtccgacgcggcgggctga
- a CDS encoding predicted protein codes for MQISGVIKFGAPMYNKGDARGCARLYRQTALSIARDASVTSEEIRSCLRDAVAKADEIARKAAEEDPMGGEEDQRTQERVAWALRRGLDRVVDLIMDPPVDEPTVYRPSDENDTAGDDDDDAPAEDEAAAPRTPTVDAETAALFDFAKTPDLAGRWRSLNDGVMGGVSDGRMRAGSGSGDRHAVFEGTVRLENNGGFSSVRASFGSGIDLSQFQGFYMDVRPGDEASAGKEYLLIVKDDECMTTQVNFKAKFGTGKKGGGKWERVKVPFAAFDRPERMGRAVMRGALRTEAVCEVGLMVLKGEGNVGAFALDVLELGCFK; via the coding sequence ATGCAGATCAGCGGCGTCATCAAGTTCGGCGCGCCGATGTACAacaagggcgacgcgcgcggatgcgcCAGGCTCTACCGTCAGACGGCGctgtccatcgcgcgcgatgcctcGGTCACGTCCGAGGAGATAAGGAGCTGCCTtcgggacgccgtcgcgaaagccgacgagatcgcgcgcaaagccgccgaggaggacccgatgggcggcgaggaagaccAGCGGACGCAGGAACGCGTCGCGTGGGCGCTCCGACGCggcctcgaccgcgtcgtggaCCTCATCATGGACCCGCCCGTGGACGAACCCACCGTCTACCGCCCATCCGACGAAaacgacacagctggcgacgacgacgacgacgccccggccgaagacgaagccgcggcgccgcgaacgcccacggtcgacgccgagaccgccgcgctcttcgacTTTGCGAAGACGCCCGATCTCGCGGGACGATGGAGATCGCTCAACGACGGCGTCATGGGGGGCGTCAGCGACGGGAGGATGCGCGCGGGATCGGGATCGGGCGATCGCCACGCCGTGTTCGAGGGGACGGTCCGGCTGGAGAACAACGGCGGGTTCTCGTCCGTTCGCGCCTCGTTCGGGTCCGGGATCGACCTCTCGCAGTTCCAGGGGTTCTACATGGACGTCAGACCCGgggacgaggcgagcgcggggaaggAGTACCTGCTCATCGTCAAGGACGACGAGTGCATGACCACGCAGGTGAACTTCAAAGCCAAGTTTGGCACCGGGAAAAAGGGCGGAGGGAAATGGGAGCGCGTCAAGGttccgttcgccgcgttcgacagACCGGAACGGATGGGCAGGGCGGTGATGCGCGGGGCGCTGAGGACCGAGGCGGTGTGCGAGGTGGGACTTATGGTGCTCAAGGGGGAGGGGAACGTGGGGGCGTTtgcgctcgacgtcctcgagttGGGGTGCTTCAAATGA
- a CDS encoding predicted protein, translating to TAFVKNLPFKCSEDELAAWFDARGGTVTARIVRDKATGRSRGFAYVEFTEEGAVQAAIMRDGEEFQGRAL from the coding sequence ACGGCTTTCGTCAAGAACCTTCCGTTTAAGTGCTCCGAGGATGAGTTGGCCGCCTggttcgacgcgaggggcgggacGGTCACCGCGCGAATCGTGAGGGACAAGGCCACCGGTCGGAGCCGCGGTTTCGCGTACGTGGAGTtcaccgaggagggcgcggtgcAGGCGGCGATCATgcgggacggcgaggagTTCCAGGGCCGCGCGCTGA
- a CDS encoding predicted protein — translation RGVTLAHLIDARLIAPGHGAVSTTYNDVVHHADVLPDGYVAWDGREFASVSAFSLAVKRKTNPGRKADDGWKCVSYMGTPLDRLKRRYEEESKAGSSRGDGQENLSATETMGPAVAAAAAREIAAKTAAAKLREESRPKPPPRRRGVNRALMMTALPGADGVNGDLQMVECEVYDDDERAQPWRLSATPEASFLMDFHSHLCRHEIIGFLGGTWDPRTKCLTVKRALPARRLVLGAPGENANVEVELDPESVPDIVEALDRDGLRVVGWYHSHPVFSTHPSLRDIENQSNYQRLFRDDEAKGGGTPFVGAIVGPYATTNKDLSSDVRWFHVAP, via the exons cgcggcgtcaccCTCGCGCATCTCATAGACGCCCGACTCATCGCGCCGGGCCATGGCGCCGTGTCCACCACCTACAACGACGTCGTCCATCACGCCGACGTACTCCCGGACGGGTACGTGGCgtgggacgggcgcgagTTCGCGTCCGTGTCCGCATTTTCCCTCGCGGTGAAGAGAAAGACCAACCCGGGGCGTAAAGCCGACGACGGATGGAAGTGCGTCTCTTACATGGGCACGCCCCTCGATCGGCTCAAGAGACGATACGAGGAGGAGTCCAAGGCTGGGTCgagtcgcggcgacggccaggAAAACCTGAGCGCGACAGAGACGATGGGACCGGCagtggccgcggcggccgcgagggagatcgccgcgaagaccgccgcggccaagctCCGCGAGGAGTCCAGACCGAAGCCCCCACCGCGG AGACGCGGCGTGAACCGCGCGCTGATGATGACGGCGctgcccggcgcggacggcgtgaACGGCGATCTTCAGATGGTCGAGTGCGAAgtctacgacgacgacgagcgagcgCAGCCGTGGCGGCTCTCCGCCACCCCGGAGGCGTCGTTCCTCATGGACTTCCACTCGCACCTCTGCAGGCACGAGATCATCGGGTTCCTCGGCGGTACATGGGACCCGCGAACCAAATGCCTGACCGTCAAGAGGGCGCtaccggcgcggcggctggtGCTGGGAGCGCCGGGCGAGAACGCAAACGTGGAGGTTGAACTCGATCCGGAGAGCGTGCCGGACATCGTGGAGGCGTTGGATCGGGACGGCCTCCGGGTGGTGGGTTGGTACCACTCGCACCCGGTGTTCAGCACGCACCCGAGTCTGCGGGACATCGAGAACCAGTCGAACTATCAGCGGCTGTtcagggacgacgaggccaaAGGCGGGGGAACGCcgttcgtcggcgccatcgtcgggCCGTACGCTACAACTAACAAAGATCTTTCATCCGACGTGCGGTGGTTCCACGTGGCGCCA
- a CDS encoding predicted protein yields the protein MCAPNDEIIVVGGYTNTELLAHTPAPCDDPARCGVHVLRQCGVTGRLTHLSTNAIGPNVAFIVRSPTNPSILYASTERIDDEGEIITLRMTPDFRLVEETRIKAGGRSTCYLNFNASREWMMAVNYWDARVSMFKLGKDGRPDIEAGRDPRWVLQQPGADYVDRVKPTREEHWKFRQRWPHSHCCVTEPYAGLVHFVVDLGLDKVFTYRVNSKTGVLVPKGSTRLPPGKGPRHLVFHPTVRSAYLVNELDSTVSVFKVNIPEEWTTPHHWDAGASREDGCEEPGAVLELTQCLSSLPESEQGKTTISPQGIWKAASHSSEIRMHPNGRYFAVGNRGHDSIALYAVDQSDGTIALVDIVKSGGECPRNFNWTCGGKFLVVGNQNTNCMATMSFDEASGALKIVHEAGAGVTSPNYVYAIPARELPSLISSADGFGGALPAIAA from the coding sequence ATGTGCGCGCCGAACGACGagatcatcgtcgtcggcggctaCACCAAcaccgagctcctcgcgcacacccccgcgccctgcgACGACCCGGCCAGGTGCGGCGTGCACGTGCTCCGCCAGTGCGGCGTCACCGGGCGGCTCACCCACTTGAGCACCAACGCCATCGGTCCCAACGTCGCGTTTATCGTGCGCTCACCGACCAACCCCTCCATCCTCTACGCCTCCACCGAgcgcatcgacgacgagggggaGATCATCACCCTGCGGATGACGCCCGATTTCAGGCTGGTCGAGGAGACGAGGATCAAGGCTGGCGGGCGGTCCACCTGCTACCTCAACTTCAACGCGAGTCGCGAGTGGATGATGGCCGTCAACTACTGGGACGCCAGGGTGTCCATGTTCAAGCTCGGAAAGGACGGCCGGCCGGATATCGAGGCTGGTCGGGACCCGAGGTGGGTGCTGCAGCAGCCGGGGGCGGATTACGTCGATCGCGTCAAGCCAACCAGGGAGGAGCACTGGAAGTTTCGGCAGCGATGGCCGCACTCGCACTGCTGCGTCACCGAACCCTACGCGGGCCTCGTGCACTTCGTGGTGGACTTGGGGCTCGATAAGGTGTTCACGTACAGGGTAAACTCGAAGACGGGCGTGTTGGTGCCCAAGGGGTCCACGCGGCTCCCGCCGGGCAAAGGCCCGAGGCACCTCGTGTTCCACCCCACCGTCAGGTCCGCGTATCTGGTCAACGAGCTCGACTCGACCGTCTCCGTGTTCAAGGTGAACATTCCGGAAGAGTGGACAACGCCACATCACtgggacgccggcgcgagcagGGAGGACGGGTGCGAGGAGCCGGGCGCGGTGTTGGAGCTCACGCAGTGCCTCTCCTCGCTGCCCGAGTCTGAGCAGGGGAAGACGACGATATCGCCGCAGGGCATCTggaaggcggcgtcgcactcATCGGAGATTCGCATGCACCCCAACGGAAGATACTTCGCCGTGGGTAACCGCGGGCACGACAGCATCGCGCTGTACGCGGTGGACCAGAGCGACGGCACGATCGCGTTGGTGGACATCGTcaagagcggcggcgagtgcccGAGGAATTTCAACTGGACGTGCGGGGGGAAGTTTTTGGTTGTCGGGAACCAAAACACGAACTGCATGGCGACCATGTCGTTCGACGaggcgtccggcgcgctgAAGATCGTGCACGAGGCGGGGGCTGGGGTGACGAGCCCGAACTACGTGTACGCCATTCCGGCGCGCGAGCTGCCCAGCCTCATCTCAAGCGCGGATGGCTTTGGCGGCGCGCTTCCAGCCATCGCAGCCTGA
- a CDS encoding predicted protein, with amino-acid sequence MLVMRRLTRTRVVFRGAPRRYQQLVRFTYAAFALAGRPRFFFSGSALAGVPPLSVTIVASNDLTFFFSSSSSFSAAFRSFAADCGAITTGVAIFFGLPGVPFGFGVPAAEFGVFGGLPRPLFGVGVAAGFATGVAFGVVAVFGGRPRGFGVPSAAGFLGGRPRGLLAGDDNWAVPALRFLSAVLFNVFTNAPSGASSSSGKGTLATAASASKVFLFLLPGGRPRGIVGWRARDNLNINCPPPCASRVSFLGYTSPNSIVASKSRSRLKHKGGSIFIFTIKSPIKAATNGHRTLSCMSGRSDAPTGVGCFHRLSLRVHNTMAPEEDAAMEDADPENVSGASDDDSDSASEDDSDSGSDSDEGDEDVAMPDESAMAKIMKLERRLESDPGDYGAHVQLCASLREWPSLRRRLRDAREAFAERFPLNETQWREWISDEVRATKGRRKRRGKVVGALFERAVADYQSVALWLGYAEFSLDQGWDVPARRSLYERALELAGLHFVDGHKIWAAYRAFELSKLELDAKNDPPAVAKQEETVRALLRRQLAVPHAQLDETLAACERWE; translated from the coding sequence ATGCTAGTGATGCGGAGGCTAACTCGCACTCGCGTCGTCTTCCGTGGAGCGCCTCGGAGATATCAACAACTCGTTCGATTCACTTACGcagccttcgccttggccggCCGTCctcgcttcttcttctcgggctccgccttggccgggGTCCCGCCCTTGAGCGTCACGATCGTGGCTTCCAACGATTTGACCTTCTTCTtcagctcgtcgagctccttctccgccgccttcaggtccttcgcggcggactGCGGAGCAATCACCACGGGCGTGGCAATTTTCTTCGGCCTCCCCGGCGTACCTTTCGGCTTTggcgtgcccgcggcggaatTCGGCGTCTTCGGGGGCCTGCCCCGTCCCctcttcggcgtcggcgtcgccgcagGTTTCGCGACGGGCGTGGCTTTcggggtcgtcgcggtcTTCGGGGGGCGTCCCCGGGGTTtcggggtgccgtcggcggcggggttctTGGGCGGCCGGCCCCGGGGCCTCTTGGCGGGGGACGATAATTGGGCGGTTCccgccttgcgcttcttATCGGCGGTCTTATTCAACGTCTtcacgaacgcgccgagcggcgcttcgtcgtcatcgggAAAGGGGACCTTAGCGaccgcggcctcggcctccaAGGTCTTCTTGTTCTTGCTTCCTGGAGGGCGTCCCCGCGGCATTGTtggttggcgcgcgcgggataATTTGAATATAAATTGTCCTCCTCCCTGTGCGTCACGAGTTAGCTTTCTCGGTTACACGTCGCCGAACTCGATTGTCGCGTCAAAATCACGATCAAGGTTGAAACACAAAGGTGGGTCAATCTTCATTTTCACGATCAAATCACCGATCAAAGCTGCCACCAACGGACATCGAACTTTGTCATGCATGTCTGGTCGCTCCGACGCACCGACGGGAGTTGGTTGTTTCCACAGATTATCACTCCGCGTCCATAACACGAtggcgcccgaggaggacgccgcgatggaggatGCGGACCCCGAGAACgtctcgggcgcgtccgATGACGATTCAGATTCCGCATCCGAGGACGATTCCGATTCGGgctccgactcggacgaaggcgacgaggacgtcgccatGCCCGACGAGTCCGCCATGGCCAAAATCATGAAGCTGGAGCGCAGGCTCGAGTCGGATCCGGGCGACTACGGCGCGCACGTACAGCTGTGCGCGTCCCTTCGCGAGTGGCCcagcctccgtcgtcgtctcagggacgcgcgcgaggcgttcgcggagcGGTTCCCGCTCAACGAGACGCAGTGGCGCGAGTGGATCTCGGACGAGGTGCGAGCGACGAAGGGGCGGCGGAAGCGCCGGGGCAAGGTGGTGGGCGCCCTCTtcgaacgcgccgtcgccgattACCAGTCCGTCGCCCTCTGGCTCGGATACGCGGAGTTCTCCCTCGACCAAGGGTGGGACGTTCCCGCGCGCAGGTCCCtgtacgagcgcgcgctggagctcgCCGGACTCCACTTTGTCGACGGGCACAAGATCTGGGCCGCGTACAGAGCCTTCGAGCTCTccaagctcgagctcgacgcgaagaACGAcccacccgccgtcgcgaagcaGGAGGAGACGGTGCGCGCGTTGCTCCGCAGGCAGCTCGCGGTGCCCCACGCCCAGTTAGACGAGACCCTTGCCGCGTGCGAGCGATGggagg